In one window of Hyla sarda isolate aHylSar1 chromosome 1, aHylSar1.hap1, whole genome shotgun sequence DNA:
- the LOC130276985 gene encoding zinc finger protein 300-like isoform X3 translates to MYHADSEARQDYPLQLTQLSPLLLNDPPRMDKDRNEMTKRILHFTLEILHLLTGEDYTIVKKTWGECVAPSSYLHESGGWSRARGPIMEPPPHSLIHEEKILELTHRITELLTGEVPIRCQDVAVYFSMEEWEYVEGHKDLYQDIMMIDRPEVDKDRNQMAAEILVFAQELMYLISGEDNTIVKKSTVESVTPHESKGLSRVQGPKTEPPPHSLIHKQKIQELIHRITELLTGEVPIRCQDVAVYFSMEEWEYVEGHKDLYQDIVMMEDHRPLTSQDGVIDSNPPERCPRPLSSQDFPEGNVPENHQGEDLMDIKVEVKDEAEDEQRYGVIDKNPPERCPRPLYSQDCPEGNVPENYQGENLDEIEAEVKVEAEEEFLPEKYQGGDLTNNKVEDEEERMRGHHPCMSEVKEEIPGGVTSGPENQNTIEVVLSEEEGYGGNKKRSRHSAKISRPGRGRSDSTVVISRKGSGSQMMLSEEEYGGGKKERSQLTSKNSTPARGRSTFTSVVSSKTENSNMNYDGTFMLSLNYEEDEGMINLNGRTASHDPPRHKESSPDQSQIDTSTGQKGGKQIQCDDCGKEFTKREDLWKHRRIHTRKKPYPCSECGRCFADKTNLIIHERIHTGEKPFSCSECGKSFSRKSILVKHETTHTGEKPYSCSECEKCFACKAHLERHMRIHTGEKPYSCSECGKCFADKAHLVVHERSHTGEKPFSCLECGKSFTNKPGLVIHERSHTGEKPYSCSECEKCFTDKSSLVTHQRSHTGEKPFSCSECGKYFVNQSSLAAHKRRHTGEKPHSCSECGKCFTDRFTLNIHERNHTGERPFSCSECGKSFISKSYLLVHERCHKVEKQYPCSECGKCFITRFRLKNHQKNHQSHQK, encoded by the exons gattacaccatagtgaagaagacatggggggagtgtgtggcccccagcagcTATCTCCATGAATCAGGAGGATggagcagggcccggggccccatcatggagcctccacctcactcactgatacatgaggagaagatcctagaactcacccacaggatcacggagctgctgactggagag gttcctataaggtgtcaggatgtggcggtctatttctccatggaggagtgggagtatgtagaaggacacaaggatctgtaccaggacataatGATGATTGACCGACCAGAAGTGGATAAAGACCGAAATCAAATGGCTGCAGAGATATTAGTTTTTGCTCAAGAATTGATGTACTTGATATCTGGTGAG GACAATACAATAGTGAAGAAGTCAACTGTAGAGAGTGTCACCCCCCATGAGTCAAAAGGGTTGAGCAGAGTCCAGGgtcccaaaacggagcctccacctcacTCACTGATACATAAGCAGAagatccaagaactcatccacaggatcactgagctgctgactggagag gttcctataaggtgtcaggatgtggcggtctatttctccatggaggagtgggagtatgtagaaggacacaaggatctgtaccaggacatagtcatgatggaggatcaccggcccctcacatcacaag atggagtcattgatagtaatccacccgagaggtgtccccgtcctctgtctTCCCAGGACtttccagagggaaatgtcccagagaaccaTCAG ggTGAAGATCTCATGGATATTAAGGTTGAGGTTAAGGATGAAGCAGAAGACGAACAGCGGT atggagtcattgataaaaatccacccgagaggtgtccccgtcctctgtattcccaggactgtccagagggaaatgtcccagagaactATCAG GGTGAAAATCTGGATGAAATTGAGGCTGAGGTAAAAGTTGAAGCAGAAGAGGAGTTTCTCCCAGAGAAGtatcag gggggagatctgactaataataaagtagaggatgaagaagagaggatgaggggccatcacccgtgtatgagtgaagtgaaggaggaaattccaggaggtgttacctcag GACCTGAGAATCAAAACACAATTGAGGTGGTGTTATCAGAAGAGGAGGGTTATGGCGGCAATAAAAAGCGGAGCCGACATTCTGCAAAAATATCAAGACCTGGAAGAGGCAGATCTGATTCTACTGTGGTCATCTCCAGAAAAG GATCTGGGAGCCAGATGATGTTATCGGAGGAGGAATATGGTGGTGGAAAAAAAGAGCGGAGCCAACTTACATCGAAAAATTCAACACCTGCCCGGGGCAGATCTACTTTTACTTCTGTGGTCAGCTCAAAAACAG AAAATTCCAATATGAACTATGATGGAACGTTCATGTTATCACTAAATTATGAAGAAGACGAAGGTATGATTAACCTTAACGGAAGAACTGCATcacatgacccccctaggcataaGGAATCTTCTCCTGACCAATCACAGATTGATACAAGTACAGGTCAGAAAGGGGGGAAGCAGATTCAATGTGATGACTGTGGAAAAGAGTTTACAAAAAGAGAAGATCTTTGGAAACACAGAAGAATTCATACAAGAAAGAAGCCatatccatgttcagaatgtgggagatGCTTTGCAGACAAAACAAATCTtattatacatgagagaattcacacaggagaaaaaccattttcatgttcagaatgtgggaaaagtttttCCAGGAAATCGATTCTGGTAAAACATGAAACAactcatacaggagagaagccgtattcatgttctgaatgtgaaaaatgttttgcaTGTAAAGCACATCTTGAGAGACAtatgagaattcacacaggagagaagccgtattcatgttcagaatgtggaaaatgttttgcagACAAGGCACATCTTGTtgtacatgagagaagtcacacaggagagaagccattttcatgtttagaatgtgggaaatctttTACAAATAAACCAGGTCTTGTTATTCATGAGAGAagtcatacaggagagaagccatattcgtgttcagaatgtgagaaatgttttacagATAAATCTAGTCTTGTTACACATCaacgaagtcacacaggagagaagccgttttcatgttcagaatgtggaaaatattttGTAAATCAGTCGAGTCTCGCTGCTCATAAGAGAcgacacacaggagagaagccacattcgtgttcagaatgtgggaaatgttttacagataGATTCACTCTCAATATACACGAGcgaaatcacacaggagagaggccattttcatgttcagaatgtgggaaaagttttatAAGCAAATCATATCTTCTTGTACACGAGAGATGTCACAAAGTAGAGAAGCAatatccatgttcagaatgtgggaaatgttttattactAGATTTAGATTAAAGAATCATCAGAAAAATCACCAGAGTCATcagaaataa
- the LOC130276985 gene encoding zinc finger protein 300-like isoform X4 produces the protein MYHADSEDYPLQLTQLSPLLLNDPPRMDKDRNEMTKRILHFTLEILHLLTGEDYTIVKKTWGECVAPSSYLHESGGWSRARGPIMEPPPHSLIHEEKILELTHRITELLTGEVPIRCQDVAVYFSMEEWEYVEGHKDLYQDIMMIDRPEVDKDRNQMAAEILVFAQELMYLISGEDNTIVKKSTVESVTPHESKGLSRVQGPKTEPPPHSLIHKQKIQELIHRITELLTGEVPIRCQDVAVYFSMEEWEYVEGHKDLYQDIVMMEDHRPLTSQDGVIDSNPPERCPRPLSSQDFPEGNVPENHQGEDLMDIKVEVKDEAEDEQRYGVIDKNPPERCPRPLYSQDCPEGNVPENYQGENLDEIEAEVKVEAEEEFLPEKYQGGDLTNNKVEDEEERMRGHHPCMSEVKEEIPGGVTSGPENQNTIEVVLSEEEGYGGNKKRSRHSAKISRPGRGRSDSTVVISRKGSGSQMMLSEEEYGGGKKERSQLTSKNSTPARGRSTFTSVVSSKTENSNMNYDGTFMLSLNYEEDEGMINLNGRTASHDPPRHKESSPDQSQIDTSTGQKGGKQIQCDDCGKEFTKREDLWKHRRIHTRKKPYPCSECGRCFADKTNLIIHERIHTGEKPFSCSECGKSFSRKSILVKHETTHTGEKPYSCSECEKCFACKAHLERHMRIHTGEKPYSCSECGKCFADKAHLVVHERSHTGEKPFSCLECGKSFTNKPGLVIHERSHTGEKPYSCSECEKCFTDKSSLVTHQRSHTGEKPFSCSECGKYFVNQSSLAAHKRRHTGEKPHSCSECGKCFTDRFTLNIHERNHTGERPFSCSECGKSFISKSYLLVHERCHKVEKQYPCSECGKCFITRFRLKNHQKNHQSHQK, from the exons gattacaccatagtgaagaagacatggggggagtgtgtggcccccagcagcTATCTCCATGAATCAGGAGGATggagcagggcccggggccccatcatggagcctccacctcactcactgatacatgaggagaagatcctagaactcacccacaggatcacggagctgctgactggagag gttcctataaggtgtcaggatgtggcggtctatttctccatggaggagtgggagtatgtagaaggacacaaggatctgtaccaggacataatGATGATTGACCGACCAGAAGTGGATAAAGACCGAAATCAAATGGCTGCAGAGATATTAGTTTTTGCTCAAGAATTGATGTACTTGATATCTGGTGAG GACAATACAATAGTGAAGAAGTCAACTGTAGAGAGTGTCACCCCCCATGAGTCAAAAGGGTTGAGCAGAGTCCAGGgtcccaaaacggagcctccacctcacTCACTGATACATAAGCAGAagatccaagaactcatccacaggatcactgagctgctgactggagag gttcctataaggtgtcaggatgtggcggtctatttctccatggaggagtgggagtatgtagaaggacacaaggatctgtaccaggacatagtcatgatggaggatcaccggcccctcacatcacaag atggagtcattgatagtaatccacccgagaggtgtccccgtcctctgtctTCCCAGGACtttccagagggaaatgtcccagagaaccaTCAG ggTGAAGATCTCATGGATATTAAGGTTGAGGTTAAGGATGAAGCAGAAGACGAACAGCGGT atggagtcattgataaaaatccacccgagaggtgtccccgtcctctgtattcccaggactgtccagagggaaatgtcccagagaactATCAG GGTGAAAATCTGGATGAAATTGAGGCTGAGGTAAAAGTTGAAGCAGAAGAGGAGTTTCTCCCAGAGAAGtatcag gggggagatctgactaataataaagtagaggatgaagaagagaggatgaggggccatcacccgtgtatgagtgaagtgaaggaggaaattccaggaggtgttacctcag GACCTGAGAATCAAAACACAATTGAGGTGGTGTTATCAGAAGAGGAGGGTTATGGCGGCAATAAAAAGCGGAGCCGACATTCTGCAAAAATATCAAGACCTGGAAGAGGCAGATCTGATTCTACTGTGGTCATCTCCAGAAAAG GATCTGGGAGCCAGATGATGTTATCGGAGGAGGAATATGGTGGTGGAAAAAAAGAGCGGAGCCAACTTACATCGAAAAATTCAACACCTGCCCGGGGCAGATCTACTTTTACTTCTGTGGTCAGCTCAAAAACAG AAAATTCCAATATGAACTATGATGGAACGTTCATGTTATCACTAAATTATGAAGAAGACGAAGGTATGATTAACCTTAACGGAAGAACTGCATcacatgacccccctaggcataaGGAATCTTCTCCTGACCAATCACAGATTGATACAAGTACAGGTCAGAAAGGGGGGAAGCAGATTCAATGTGATGACTGTGGAAAAGAGTTTACAAAAAGAGAAGATCTTTGGAAACACAGAAGAATTCATACAAGAAAGAAGCCatatccatgttcagaatgtgggagatGCTTTGCAGACAAAACAAATCTtattatacatgagagaattcacacaggagaaaaaccattttcatgttcagaatgtgggaaaagtttttCCAGGAAATCGATTCTGGTAAAACATGAAACAactcatacaggagagaagccgtattcatgttctgaatgtgaaaaatgttttgcaTGTAAAGCACATCTTGAGAGACAtatgagaattcacacaggagagaagccgtattcatgttcagaatgtggaaaatgttttgcagACAAGGCACATCTTGTtgtacatgagagaagtcacacaggagagaagccattttcatgtttagaatgtgggaaatctttTACAAATAAACCAGGTCTTGTTATTCATGAGAGAagtcatacaggagagaagccatattcgtgttcagaatgtgagaaatgttttacagATAAATCTAGTCTTGTTACACATCaacgaagtcacacaggagagaagccgttttcatgttcagaatgtggaaaatattttGTAAATCAGTCGAGTCTCGCTGCTCATAAGAGAcgacacacaggagagaagccacattcgtgttcagaatgtgggaaatgttttacagataGATTCACTCTCAATATACACGAGcgaaatcacacaggagagaggccattttcatgttcagaatgtgggaaaagttttatAAGCAAATCATATCTTCTTGTACACGAGAGATGTCACAAAGTAGAGAAGCAatatccatgttcagaatgtgggaaatgttttattactAGATTTAGATTAAAGAATCATCAGAAAAATCACCAGAGTCATcagaaataa
- the LOC130276985 gene encoding oocyte zinc finger protein XlCOF22-like isoform X7 has product MEEWEYVEGHKDLYQDIMMIDRPEVDKDRNQMAAEILVFAQELMYLISGEDNTIVKKSTVESVTPHESKGLSRVQGPKTEPPPHSLIHKQKIQELIHRITELLTGEVPIRCQDVAVYFSMEEWEYVEGHKDLYQDIVMMEDHRPLTSQDGVIDSNPPERCPRPLSSQDFPEGNVPENHQGEDLMDIKVEVKDEAEDEQRYGVIDKNPPERCPRPLYSQDCPEGNVPENYQGENLDEIEAEVKVEAEEEFLPEKYQGGDLTNNKVEDEEERMRGHHPCMSEVKEEIPGGVTSGPENQNTIEVVLSEEEGYGGNKKRSRHSAKISRPGRGRSDSTVVISRKGSGSQMMLSEEEYGGGKKERSQLTSKNSTPARGRSTFTSVVSSKTENSNMNYDGTFMLSLNYEEDEGMINLNGRTASHDPPRHKESSPDQSQIDTSTGQKGGKQIQCDDCGKEFTKREDLWKHRRIHTRKKPYPCSECGRCFADKTNLIIHERIHTGEKPFSCSECGKSFSRKSILVKHETTHTGEKPYSCSECEKCFACKAHLERHMRIHTGEKPYSCSECGKCFADKAHLVVHERSHTGEKPFSCLECGKSFTNKPGLVIHERSHTGEKPYSCSECEKCFTDKSSLVTHQRSHTGEKPFSCSECGKYFVNQSSLAAHKRRHTGEKPHSCSECGKCFTDRFTLNIHERNHTGERPFSCSECGKSFISKSYLLVHERCHKVEKQYPCSECGKCFITRFRLKNHQKNHQSHQK; this is encoded by the exons atggaggagtgggagtatgtagaaggacacaaggatctgtaccaggacataatGATGATTGACCGACCAGAAGTGGATAAAGACCGAAATCAAATGGCTGCAGAGATATTAGTTTTTGCTCAAGAATTGATGTACTTGATATCTGGTGAG GACAATACAATAGTGAAGAAGTCAACTGTAGAGAGTGTCACCCCCCATGAGTCAAAAGGGTTGAGCAGAGTCCAGGgtcccaaaacggagcctccacctcacTCACTGATACATAAGCAGAagatccaagaactcatccacaggatcactgagctgctgactggagag gttcctataaggtgtcaggatgtggcggtctatttctccatggaggagtgggagtatgtagaaggacacaaggatctgtaccaggacatagtcatgatggaggatcaccggcccctcacatcacaag atggagtcattgatagtaatccacccgagaggtgtccccgtcctctgtctTCCCAGGACtttccagagggaaatgtcccagagaaccaTCAG ggTGAAGATCTCATGGATATTAAGGTTGAGGTTAAGGATGAAGCAGAAGACGAACAGCGGT atggagtcattgataaaaatccacccgagaggtgtccccgtcctctgtattcccaggactgtccagagggaaatgtcccagagaactATCAG GGTGAAAATCTGGATGAAATTGAGGCTGAGGTAAAAGTTGAAGCAGAAGAGGAGTTTCTCCCAGAGAAGtatcag gggggagatctgactaataataaagtagaggatgaagaagagaggatgaggggccatcacccgtgtatgagtgaagtgaaggaggaaattccaggaggtgttacctcag GACCTGAGAATCAAAACACAATTGAGGTGGTGTTATCAGAAGAGGAGGGTTATGGCGGCAATAAAAAGCGGAGCCGACATTCTGCAAAAATATCAAGACCTGGAAGAGGCAGATCTGATTCTACTGTGGTCATCTCCAGAAAAG GATCTGGGAGCCAGATGATGTTATCGGAGGAGGAATATGGTGGTGGAAAAAAAGAGCGGAGCCAACTTACATCGAAAAATTCAACACCTGCCCGGGGCAGATCTACTTTTACTTCTGTGGTCAGCTCAAAAACAG AAAATTCCAATATGAACTATGATGGAACGTTCATGTTATCACTAAATTATGAAGAAGACGAAGGTATGATTAACCTTAACGGAAGAACTGCATcacatgacccccctaggcataaGGAATCTTCTCCTGACCAATCACAGATTGATACAAGTACAGGTCAGAAAGGGGGGAAGCAGATTCAATGTGATGACTGTGGAAAAGAGTTTACAAAAAGAGAAGATCTTTGGAAACACAGAAGAATTCATACAAGAAAGAAGCCatatccatgttcagaatgtgggagatGCTTTGCAGACAAAACAAATCTtattatacatgagagaattcacacaggagaaaaaccattttcatgttcagaatgtgggaaaagtttttCCAGGAAATCGATTCTGGTAAAACATGAAACAactcatacaggagagaagccgtattcatgttctgaatgtgaaaaatgttttgcaTGTAAAGCACATCTTGAGAGACAtatgagaattcacacaggagagaagccgtattcatgttcagaatgtggaaaatgttttgcagACAAGGCACATCTTGTtgtacatgagagaagtcacacaggagagaagccattttcatgtttagaatgtgggaaatctttTACAAATAAACCAGGTCTTGTTATTCATGAGAGAagtcatacaggagagaagccatattcgtgttcagaatgtgagaaatgttttacagATAAATCTAGTCTTGTTACACATCaacgaagtcacacaggagagaagccgttttcatgttcagaatgtggaaaatattttGTAAATCAGTCGAGTCTCGCTGCTCATAAGAGAcgacacacaggagagaagccacattcgtgttcagaatgtgggaaatgttttacagataGATTCACTCTCAATATACACGAGcgaaatcacacaggagagaggccattttcatgttcagaatgtgggaaaagttttatAAGCAAATCATATCTTCTTGTACACGAGAGATGTCACAAAGTAGAGAAGCAatatccatgttcagaatgtgggaaatgttttattactAGATTTAGATTAAAGAATCATCAGAAAAATCACCAGAGTCATcagaaataa
- the LOC130276985 gene encoding zinc finger protein 300-like isoform X5, whose amino-acid sequence MYHADSEARQDYPLQLTQLSPLLLNDPPRMDKDRNEMTKRILHFTLEILHLLTGEVPIRCQDVAVYFSMEEWEYVEGHKDLYQDIMMIDRPEVDKDRNQMAAEILVFAQELMYLISGEDNTIVKKSTVESVTPHESKGLSRVQGPKTEPPPHSLIHKQKIQELIHRITELLTGEVPIRCQDVAVYFSMEEWEYVEGHKDLYQDIVMMEDHRPLTSQDGVIDSNPPERCPRPLSSQDFPEGNVPENHQGEDLMDIKVEVKDEAEDEQRYGVIDKNPPERCPRPLYSQDCPEGNVPENYQGENLDEIEAEVKVEAEEEFLPEKYQGGDLTNNKVEDEEERMRGHHPCMSEVKEEIPGGVTSGPENQNTIEVVLSEEEGYGGNKKRSRHSAKISRPGRGRSDSTVVISRKGSGSQMMLSEEEYGGGKKERSQLTSKNSTPARGRSTFTSVVSSKTENSNMNYDGTFMLSLNYEEDEGMINLNGRTASHDPPRHKESSPDQSQIDTSTGQKGGKQIQCDDCGKEFTKREDLWKHRRIHTRKKPYPCSECGRCFADKTNLIIHERIHTGEKPFSCSECGKSFSRKSILVKHETTHTGEKPYSCSECEKCFACKAHLERHMRIHTGEKPYSCSECGKCFADKAHLVVHERSHTGEKPFSCLECGKSFTNKPGLVIHERSHTGEKPYSCSECEKCFTDKSSLVTHQRSHTGEKPFSCSECGKYFVNQSSLAAHKRRHTGEKPHSCSECGKCFTDRFTLNIHERNHTGERPFSCSECGKSFISKSYLLVHERCHKVEKQYPCSECGKCFITRFRLKNHQKNHQSHQK is encoded by the exons gttcctataaggtgtcaggatgtggcggtctatttctccatggaggagtgggagtatgtagaaggacacaaggatctgtaccaggacataatGATGATTGACCGACCAGAAGTGGATAAAGACCGAAATCAAATGGCTGCAGAGATATTAGTTTTTGCTCAAGAATTGATGTACTTGATATCTGGTGAG GACAATACAATAGTGAAGAAGTCAACTGTAGAGAGTGTCACCCCCCATGAGTCAAAAGGGTTGAGCAGAGTCCAGGgtcccaaaacggagcctccacctcacTCACTGATACATAAGCAGAagatccaagaactcatccacaggatcactgagctgctgactggagag gttcctataaggtgtcaggatgtggcggtctatttctccatggaggagtgggagtatgtagaaggacacaaggatctgtaccaggacatagtcatgatggaggatcaccggcccctcacatcacaag atggagtcattgatagtaatccacccgagaggtgtccccgtcctctgtctTCCCAGGACtttccagagggaaatgtcccagagaaccaTCAG ggTGAAGATCTCATGGATATTAAGGTTGAGGTTAAGGATGAAGCAGAAGACGAACAGCGGT atggagtcattgataaaaatccacccgagaggtgtccccgtcctctgtattcccaggactgtccagagggaaatgtcccagagaactATCAG GGTGAAAATCTGGATGAAATTGAGGCTGAGGTAAAAGTTGAAGCAGAAGAGGAGTTTCTCCCAGAGAAGtatcag gggggagatctgactaataataaagtagaggatgaagaagagaggatgaggggccatcacccgtgtatgagtgaagtgaaggaggaaattccaggaggtgttacctcag GACCTGAGAATCAAAACACAATTGAGGTGGTGTTATCAGAAGAGGAGGGTTATGGCGGCAATAAAAAGCGGAGCCGACATTCTGCAAAAATATCAAGACCTGGAAGAGGCAGATCTGATTCTACTGTGGTCATCTCCAGAAAAG GATCTGGGAGCCAGATGATGTTATCGGAGGAGGAATATGGTGGTGGAAAAAAAGAGCGGAGCCAACTTACATCGAAAAATTCAACACCTGCCCGGGGCAGATCTACTTTTACTTCTGTGGTCAGCTCAAAAACAG AAAATTCCAATATGAACTATGATGGAACGTTCATGTTATCACTAAATTATGAAGAAGACGAAGGTATGATTAACCTTAACGGAAGAACTGCATcacatgacccccctaggcataaGGAATCTTCTCCTGACCAATCACAGATTGATACAAGTACAGGTCAGAAAGGGGGGAAGCAGATTCAATGTGATGACTGTGGAAAAGAGTTTACAAAAAGAGAAGATCTTTGGAAACACAGAAGAATTCATACAAGAAAGAAGCCatatccatgttcagaatgtgggagatGCTTTGCAGACAAAACAAATCTtattatacatgagagaattcacacaggagaaaaaccattttcatgttcagaatgtgggaaaagtttttCCAGGAAATCGATTCTGGTAAAACATGAAACAactcatacaggagagaagccgtattcatgttctgaatgtgaaaaatgttttgcaTGTAAAGCACATCTTGAGAGACAtatgagaattcacacaggagagaagccgtattcatgttcagaatgtggaaaatgttttgcagACAAGGCACATCTTGTtgtacatgagagaagtcacacaggagagaagccattttcatgtttagaatgtgggaaatctttTACAAATAAACCAGGTCTTGTTATTCATGAGAGAagtcatacaggagagaagccatattcgtgttcagaatgtgagaaatgttttacagATAAATCTAGTCTTGTTACACATCaacgaagtcacacaggagagaagccgttttcatgttcagaatgtggaaaatattttGTAAATCAGTCGAGTCTCGCTGCTCATAAGAGAcgacacacaggagagaagccacattcgtgttcagaatgtgggaaatgttttacagataGATTCACTCTCAATATACACGAGcgaaatcacacaggagagaggccattttcatgttcagaatgtgggaaaagttttatAAGCAAATCATATCTTCTTGTACACGAGAGATGTCACAAAGTAGAGAAGCAatatccatgttcagaatgtgggaaatgttttattactAGATTTAGATTAAAGAATCATCAGAAAAATCACCAGAGTCATcagaaataa